A single genomic interval of Candidatus Bipolaricaulis anaerobius harbors:
- the lipB gene encoding lipoyl(octanoyl) transferase LipB has product MTALYADLGRIRYGPAWAIQRRLQRLREEGRVSDVILVLEHEPVITIGRAGRGEHILATRDELDRAGVEVVAIERGGDVTYHGPGQLVLYPILDLRERGKDLHLYVRDLEEIMIRVARSVGVEAVRRTGFPGVWHDRGKLGAVGIHVRNWITMHGLALNVDLAPDGFRWIVPCGIAGAQAVSLSDIVGHPVPMGGARDAARTAVADVLGVELVPALEEEIAEWRSESPIG; this is encoded by the coding sequence GTGACGGCCCTCTACGCTGACCTCGGTCGGATCCGGTACGGCCCAGCTTGGGCGATCCAGCGCCGCCTCCAGCGCCTGCGGGAGGAGGGACGGGTCTCCGACGTCATCCTCGTTCTCGAACACGAGCCGGTGATCACGATCGGCCGGGCGGGGCGCGGGGAGCACATCCTCGCCACCCGGGACGAGCTAGATCGGGCCGGGGTGGAGGTCGTCGCGATCGAGCGGGGGGGGGACGTCACGTACCATGGCCCAGGCCAGCTCGTCCTGTACCCGATCCTCGACCTGCGGGAGCGAGGGAAGGACCTCCACCTCTATGTGAGGGACCTCGAGGAGATCATGATCCGGGTCGCCCGTTCGGTTGGGGTGGAGGCGGTTCGCCGGACCGGGTTCCCCGGGGTGTGGCACGATCGGGGGAAGCTCGGCGCGGTGGGGATCCACGTCCGGAACTGGATTACAATGCACGGGCTCGCCCTCAACGTGGACCTTGCCCCGGATGGGTTCCGGTGGATCGTCCCGTGCGGGATCGCGGGGGCGCAGGCGGTGTCCCTGTCCGATATCGTCGGGCATCCGGTGCCGATGGGGGGGGCGCGGGACGCGGCGCGCACCGCGGTGGCGGACGTGCTGGGGGTCGAACTCGTCCCGGCTTTGGAGGAGGAGATCGCGGAGTGGAGGAGCGAAAGCCCGATTGGCTGA
- a CDS encoding lipoyl domain-containing protein, with protein sequence MDIVVPDLGEVGEVKLVRWLVAAGEEVEAGEAVAEVEAEKAVFVVEAPVAGVFDRIIVGPGGITRPGEAIARLRAG encoded by the coding sequence ATGGACATTGTGGTGCCCGACCTAGGAGAGGTGGGGGAGGTCAAGCTCGTGCGGTGGCTGGTGGCGGCGGGGGAGGAGGTCGAGGCCGGGGAGGCGGTGGCCGAGGTGGAGGCGGAGAAGGCGGTGTTCGTGGTCGAGGCACCGGTGGCAGGGGTGTTCGACCGGATCATCGTCGGCCCCGGCGGGATCACCCGCCCCGGGGAGGCGATCGCCCGCCTGAGGGCCGGGTGA
- a CDS encoding MFS transporter produces MRPPFTGWDLLRRHRDLRFLFLSNTLWSSGAMLYSFVWPNYVRDLGGTEREIGLLSSLMFATVAVTLLPGGWLADRVERRALMVVTWGLAAFAPLLYAFARSWHSLIPGAILYNIFLGWPAMEAYIADSVPPEALARAFTLTGAGFSMGAILSPLLGGWLLPIIGMRGLFFMAFALFLLSTAVLALLAPSHPRPRPAGPAVPRGQRREIAWWTALSIVAALGSAALRPFLAPYLEDAVGWARSWILASSSLIAAGEIILAPVLGRISDRDGRHGLGRGLLLTAGGACLLLGGPWAVVPALLLLGGDRVTGSLFRSAIGRWGGARRGVVFGGTLVLVNAAQAVGPLAGARLYALRPDGPLLLGAGLYALAGIAVGLWRGRGVPAAGGTLR; encoded by the coding sequence GTGCGACCGCCCTTCACGGGATGGGATCTCCTCCGGCGGCACCGCGATCTGCGGTTCCTCTTTCTCTCGAACACCCTCTGGAGCAGCGGGGCGATGCTCTACAGCTTCGTGTGGCCGAACTACGTGCGCGACCTCGGCGGGACGGAGCGGGAGATCGGGCTCCTCTCTTCGCTCATGTTCGCCACGGTCGCCGTGACCCTCCTCCCCGGGGGCTGGCTCGCTGACCGCGTCGAGCGGCGGGCGCTGATGGTCGTTACGTGGGGCCTCGCCGCGTTCGCCCCGCTCCTCTATGCGTTCGCCCGGAGCTGGCACAGTCTGATCCCGGGGGCGATCCTGTACAACATCTTCCTCGGCTGGCCGGCGATGGAGGCGTACATTGCCGATTCCGTGCCACCGGAGGCCCTGGCGCGGGCGTTTACCCTCACCGGAGCCGGGTTCTCCATGGGGGCGATCCTCTCCCCCCTTCTCGGGGGGTGGCTTCTCCCGATCATCGGGATGCGGGGCCTGTTCTTCATGGCGTTCGCGCTCTTCCTTCTCTCCACCGCCGTCCTCGCCCTCCTGGCCCCAAGCCATCCCCGTCCCCGCCCCGCCGGCCCGGCGGTCCCGCGCGGTCAGCGCCGCGAGATCGCTTGGTGGACGGCGCTCTCCATCGTTGCGGCGTTGGGGAGCGCGGCCCTTCGCCCGTTCCTCGCTCCCTACCTCGAGGACGCGGTCGGGTGGGCCCGGTCGTGGATCCTCGCCTCGAGCTCCCTCATCGCCGCGGGCGAGATCATCCTCGCGCCCGTGCTCGGCCGGATTTCGGATCGGGATGGCCGGCACGGCCTGGGCCGGGGGCTCCTCCTCACGGCGGGCGGGGCGTGCCTCCTCCTCGGCGGGCCGTGGGCAGTCGTTCCCGCTCTGCTCCTCCTCGGCGGGGACAGGGTGACGGGTTCCCTGTTCCGGTCAGCGATTGGGCGCTGGGGAGGGGCGCGGCGGGGGGTCGTGTTCGGTGGGACGCTCGTCCTGGTGAACGCAGCCCAGGCGGTGGGCCCTCTGGCCGGAGCCCGCCTCTACGCCCTCCGCCCGGACGGTCCCCTCCTCCTCGGGGCGGGCCTGTATGCCCTGGCGGGCATCGCGGTGGGGTTATGGCGCGGCCGAGGCGTGCCCGCTGCCGGGGGTACCCTCCGATGA
- a CDS encoding DUF501 domain-containing protein: MLDPTDLDTIRWQLGRPPAGALAVACRCPYGHPQVVLTHPLHRRGAEFTVFPTLFWLSCPFLVTAVGRLESGGAVKRFEARLATDPDLAARYAAAHDAYRRERLSLLSREEREFLSRVGAGGRLETGIAGLGSPHRVKCLHAHLAHFLARGGNPIGEAVAAELPALACPPQRVECVAGAHGAGPSGCHP, translated from the coding sequence GTGCTCGACCCCACCGATCTCGACACGATCCGGTGGCAGCTCGGCCGCCCGCCAGCCGGGGCCCTCGCCGTGGCCTGCCGCTGCCCGTACGGGCACCCCCAGGTGGTCCTCACCCACCCCCTCCACCGGCGGGGGGCGGAGTTCACCGTCTTTCCGACCCTGTTTTGGCTCTCGTGTCCGTTCCTCGTGACCGCGGTCGGGCGCCTGGAATCCGGGGGGGCCGTGAAGAGGTTCGAGGCCCGCCTCGCAACCGATCCGGACCTCGCGGCGCGGTACGCCGCCGCCCACGATGCCTACCGACGGGAACGCCTCTCCCTCCTCTCCCGGGAGGAGAGGGAGTTCCTATCGAGGGTTGGGGCGGGGGGGCGTTTGGAGACAGGGATCGCCGGGCTCGGGAGCCCCCATCGGGTGAAGTGCCTCCACGCCCACCTCGCCCACTTCCTCGCCCGCGGCGGGAACCCGATCGGGGAGGCGGTGGCGGCGGAACTGCCCGCGCTCGCCTGTCCTCCCCAGCGGGTGGAGTGCGTGGCGGGGGCCCACGGGGCGGGACCCTCGGGTTGCCATCCCTGA
- a CDS encoding DUF4282 domain-containing protein: MEDYLTFRKMLTPVAIQVIFWIGALACVVLGLVMIVTGASTHYGGGGQVLSGVLTLLLGPIMVRISCEVLIVVFRILDTLVEIRDKLQS; encoded by the coding sequence ATGGAAGACTATCTTACGTTTCGGAAGATGCTCACCCCGGTGGCGATCCAGGTCATCTTCTGGATCGGTGCTCTGGCGTGCGTCGTATTGGGATTGGTGATGATCGTGACCGGCGCCTCGACCCACTACGGCGGCGGGGGGCAGGTGCTGTCGGGGGTCCTCACCCTCCTCCTCGGCCCGATCATGGTCCGGATCTCGTGTGAAGTACTGATCGTGGTGTTCCGCATTCTGGACACCCTGGTCGAGATCCGGGACAAGCTCCAGAGCTGA
- a CDS encoding lipoate--protein ligase family protein codes for MRFLLDLEYRDPLLNLALDEAILGAVAREEVPPTLRVWRNPRCVVVGRGQRIEDEADLEACARLRIPVLKRPSGGGAVYHHAGNLNFSLTLPLTAPWTSVRESQGYLTGLLSSALEERLGIEAEPRGGAVFVGEAKVSGSAQLRRRALLHHGTLLLSPDTVPMEALLLALRAGYAPHGVPSQPATGGDLSSLTGHRVTIEEGIRLILSAFRPLGRAGLAAISLREWALADALSSARGGS; via the coding sequence ATGAGGTTCCTCCTCGACCTCGAGTATCGCGACCCTCTTCTCAACCTCGCCCTCGACGAGGCGATCCTCGGCGCGGTGGCGCGGGAGGAGGTCCCTCCCACCCTCCGCGTGTGGCGCAACCCGCGATGCGTGGTCGTGGGCCGCGGCCAGAGGATCGAGGACGAGGCTGACCTTGAGGCGTGTGCTCGCCTGCGGATCCCGGTTCTCAAGCGGCCCTCCGGGGGAGGCGCGGTGTACCACCACGCGGGGAACCTCAACTTCTCCCTCACCCTCCCTCTCACGGCGCCCTGGACCTCGGTGCGGGAGTCGCAGGGCTACCTCACCGGGCTCCTCTCCTCCGCCCTCGAGGAGAGGTTGGGGATCGAGGCCGAACCGCGGGGGGGGGCGGTGTTCGTGGGGGAGGCCAAGGTCTCCGGGTCGGCCCAACTGCGGCGGAGGGCGCTCCTCCACCACGGGACGCTCCTCCTCTCCCCCGACACGGTCCCGATGGAGGCGCTCCTCCTCGCCCTGCGGGCGGGGTACGCGCCGCACGGCGTGCCCTCCCAGCCCGCTACGGGCGGTGACCTCTCCTCCCTCACCGGGCATAGGGTGACGATCGAGGAGGGGATCCGCCTGATCCTCAGTGCGTTCCGTCCGCTCGGGCGGGCGGGGCTCGCTGCGATCTCGCTCCGGGAGTGGGCCCTCGCCGATGCCCTCTCCTCGGCGCGGGGAGGCTCCTGA
- the lipA gene encoding lipoyl synthase: MEERKPDWLKVTVPTAAVPVARRVGEVLDQLGIPTVCRSARCPNLPTCFGAGTATFMILGDVCTRTCRFCAVTHGRPAAPDPGEPARLAQAVAALGLRYVVLTSVDRDDLPDGGAGHYADVIRYLRGAVPTAVVEALIPDFAGEQEALAALIDSRPHVVGHNLETVRRLTSLVRDRRAGYDLSLSVLRTAKGLDPNLVTKSTLLLGLGEREEEVQDALADLRGVGVDVVVLGQYLRPTPRELPVARYVPPDEFRWWEDQARSLGFAAVVAAPLARTSFRAAEAYAALR, translated from the coding sequence GTGGAGGAGCGAAAGCCCGATTGGCTGAAGGTCACGGTTCCTACCGCCGCCGTGCCGGTCGCGCGCCGGGTGGGTGAGGTGCTGGACCAGCTCGGGATCCCCACCGTGTGCCGTTCGGCGCGGTGTCCGAACCTGCCGACGTGCTTTGGGGCGGGGACGGCGACGTTCATGATCCTGGGCGATGTGTGCACGCGCACCTGCCGGTTCTGTGCGGTGACCCACGGCCGGCCCGCGGCCCCGGATCCGGGTGAACCTGCTCGCCTCGCACAGGCGGTGGCCGCCCTGGGGCTGCGCTACGTCGTCCTCACCTCAGTGGACCGGGACGACCTCCCCGACGGAGGGGCGGGCCACTACGCGGACGTGATCCGCTACCTCCGGGGGGCTGTGCCGACTGCGGTCGTGGAGGCCCTGATCCCCGACTTCGCTGGCGAGCAGGAGGCGCTGGCGGCGCTGATCGACTCCCGCCCCCACGTCGTGGGGCACAACCTGGAGACGGTGCGGCGGCTGACCTCGCTCGTGCGCGACCGCCGCGCCGGGTACGACCTCTCCCTGTCCGTCCTCCGGACGGCGAAGGGCCTCGACCCGAACCTGGTGACGAAATCGACACTTCTCCTTGGGCTCGGGGAGAGGGAGGAGGAAGTCCAGGATGCGCTCGCTGACCTGCGTGGGGTGGGGGTGGACGTGGTTGTCCTCGGCCAATACCTGCGCCCGACGCCGCGCGAGCTCCCCGTGGCCCGGTACGTGCCCCCGGACGAGTTCCGGTGGTGGGAGGACCAGGCCCGATCGCTCGGGTTCGCGGCCGTCGTCGCGGCGCCGCTTGCCCGCACCTCGTTCCGGGCCGCGGAGGCCTACGCCGCCCTGCGATGA
- a CDS encoding 5'-nucleotidase C-terminal domain-containing protein → MKRLTVLLLCALVVGGAWGWAEDWTFTILHTNDTHSQLENMARQATLVEEIRVQVPDVLFLHAGDAVMGTLYYTVHKGAAEAWVLEQMGVTAMTLGNHEFDGGPEGLARFAQEVSFPLLCANFDFTGEPHLAGKILPYVVVEAPGGKVGVLGLTTEGTAWSSSPGPNVVIRDPVAAATAAVTELTALGVNAIIALTHLGWEEDLELAQSVTGIDIVVGGHSHTFPEGYPVVVERKLININTATAEELETLRGIGPALAQRIIAYRQEHGPFQAIEEITNVSGIGPATLAGIRDRISVVDATVPALVVQAGEKASHLGRLEVTFDSEGVLVAWGGELVPVEELPMEETIAAQLEVFRGPIDALKAEVIGETTTDLDGERGHVRTQETNLGNLVADAMLWKAAPAGAQIAICNGGGIRASIPAGKITFGQALEVLPFGNYLVVLSLTGEQILAALENGVSQVEGVAGRFPHVAGLRFTWDPAQPAGQRIVSAEVLTEDGFKPIRKTSTYKVVTNNFLASGGDGYDVFRQAKETTILAFVEAEVLAEYLRTHSPVSPEVEGRILEKR, encoded by the coding sequence ATGAAACGGCTTACGGTTTTACTGCTGTGTGCGTTGGTGGTGGGGGGAGCGTGGGGGTGGGCCGAGGATTGGACGTTCACGATCCTCCACACGAACGATACCCATTCGCAGCTCGAGAACATGGCCCGCCAGGCGACGCTCGTCGAGGAGATCCGCGTTCAGGTGCCGGACGTCCTCTTCCTCCACGCCGGCGACGCGGTGATGGGCACGCTGTACTACACGGTGCACAAGGGAGCGGCCGAGGCGTGGGTCCTGGAGCAAATGGGGGTCACGGCGATGACGCTCGGGAACCACGAGTTCGACGGCGGGCCGGAGGGCCTGGCCCGGTTCGCGCAGGAGGTGAGCTTTCCCCTTCTCTGCGCCAACTTCGACTTCACGGGGGAGCCCCACCTCGCGGGGAAGATCCTCCCCTACGTGGTGGTGGAGGCCCCAGGCGGGAAGGTGGGGGTCCTCGGCCTGACCACGGAGGGCACGGCGTGGAGTTCGAGCCCGGGCCCCAACGTCGTGATCCGCGATCCGGTTGCCGCGGCGACGGCGGCGGTGACCGAGCTGACGGCGCTCGGGGTGAACGCGATCATCGCCCTCACCCACCTCGGCTGGGAGGAGGACCTCGAACTGGCCCAGTCGGTCACCGGGATCGACATCGTGGTCGGTGGCCACTCCCACACGTTCCCTGAGGGCTACCCGGTGGTGGTGGAACGGAAGCTCATCAACATCAACACCGCGACAGCGGAGGAGTTAGAAACGTTGCGCGGAATCGGGCCGGCGTTGGCCCAGCGCATCATCGCCTACCGCCAAGAGCATGGCCCATTCCAGGCGATCGAGGAGATCACGAACGTGAGCGGGATCGGGCCGGCCACGCTCGCCGGCATTCGCGATCGGATCTCGGTCGTGGATGCCACCGTGCCGGCCTTGGTCGTGCAGGCCGGGGAGAAGGCATCCCATCTCGGCCGGCTGGAGGTCACGTTCGATAGCGAGGGCGTCCTCGTGGCGTGGGGCGGGGAGCTCGTCCCGGTGGAGGAGCTGCCGATGGAGGAGACGATTGCGGCCCAGCTCGAGGTCTTCCGGGGCCCGATCGATGCGCTGAAGGCCGAGGTGATCGGGGAGACGACGACCGACCTCGACGGGGAGCGGGGCCACGTGCGGACGCAGGAAACGAATCTCGGGAACCTTGTTGCCGACGCAATGCTGTGGAAGGCGGCCCCGGCTGGGGCCCAGATCGCGATCTGCAACGGCGGGGGGATCCGGGCGTCCATCCCCGCGGGGAAGATCACCTTTGGCCAGGCCCTGGAGGTCCTCCCGTTCGGGAACTACCTCGTGGTCCTCTCCCTCACCGGTGAGCAAATCCTGGCGGCCCTCGAGAACGGGGTATCCCAGGTGGAGGGCGTCGCCGGCCGGTTCCCCCATGTGGCCGGGCTGCGGTTCACGTGGGACCCCGCGCAGCCCGCTGGGCAACGGATCGTGTCCGCGGAGGTCCTCACGGAAGATGGGTTCAAGCCGATCCGTAAGACGTCCACCTACAAGGTCGTCACGAACAACTTCCTCGCGAGCGGCGGAGATGGGTACGACGTGTTCCGGCAAGCCAAGGAAACCACGATCCTCGCGTTCGTGGAGGCGGAGGTGCTCGCCGAATACCTGCGGACTCACTCCCCGGTCAGCCCGGAGGTGGAGGGGAGGATCCTCGAGAAGAGGTAG